In Fusarium fujikuroi IMI 58289 draft genome, chromosome FFUJ_chr02, the genomic stretch GTCTGTTTGGCCGCCATGTACTCGGCCATGAGCTCGGCGTGCCGGCTCTCGTAGTCCTGACGGACACGGCGCCTCCGGGCCGCTGGATCGCACGCTGCGCACGTGTCGTTGAGATGTTGAAATTTGACATTGGGAGTGCATGGACGAGAGTTTGTGGCCATACCACATGTTGTGGCATAGTTTGTGAACGTGTGGCCGCAAGCCATTGTGGTCTTGATCCTTGTGCACATGTCGATTGCAATTGAGTTTAGGAAATGTTCGAGAGGAGGAAATCGCTGATAATTCGGCGCAATTGCGTATAGGCTGTAAGCCAAAGATGGCGGTCAAGAAGTATTAAATATGAATGTGATTTTTGAGCGCCGtggacttggagaagagagaatgCTCACGTTAAAAgcatttctttatttacaaATCTGTCCATGATAGAATATCAACTAAATTCCAAGAATTCTCCAGTCTATGCCTTCTTTTTGATCCTTTCTGCGATCATAGAGATGGGTCCCCTGTCCAAATCGTCTCTGGTGGATGTCGCATGATGATCATGGCACAAAGGCTTCACCGCCATCCTACGCCTCCCAAGTGCGATTAAGAAGTCCAACAAAGAACAGGCCGCCTGGTGTTGAGAGCGGCCGGTGCACTGTGTGATACTGAAATAGCTAATCGGATTGCATCCGCGTCAAAGTCAGTTGCCTGTTTGAGGTATTGGGACATGAATGTACGCTCGTAATCGCTATTATCCTATTCTAATCTACATATGTATTGTGCtatttttttctctttgctCTTGTATGAGCGGTCTTGTTTTATGAGGGGAGTTTTCTTTGCTACTAGCCCCATCAAAACTGCAAACCCAAATGTCTTATATGTCGTCCATCATGACTCTTCCGGTTTTGACTCCTGCCGAACCTGAGAGTTGCCGGCCTCTGGCGATGACTcggtcttgggcttgatgctCTTCCATTCCACACCAAGAGCGCAAATCAACTGGGCTAGAGTCAATGCCAGACTCACAAAGAATATCCGCGTAATGGCAATGTTGTAGGCGTCCTTCACCAGGGGCATGTACTCGGCCGGAACTATCTTGTTTAGTTCTGTAGCGCCCGCATCGACAATTTTCTTGGGCGTGAGGTTGGGTATATCTGATAAATGCTTGGCGAGAAGCCCGTTAAGCACAGTCTGCCCAACGGAGACAAATATGGCACCACCGAGTTGCTGCGCGAAGAAGGTGATCGAGATTCCGATGGGGATATCCTCCTTGGGAAGTGTTGCTTGAACAGCAAGGCCGGAAGTCTGCATTCCAAGGCCCAAACCGAAGCCAACAAGGAATTGATAGGCAATCCAGTGCGATGAACCCGTGTCTGGCTTGAGCGTGGTCAAGAGCCCTTCTCCAATGGCCATGATACAGGGACATATCAGCATAGATGGGACATAGTAGCCAATGCGCTGGGTGAAGGCAGCAGAGAGAATACTAGCTACGACAAGGCTTAGCACCAGCGGGATCGTATAAATGCCCGAGTCGACGGGTTTGGCGCCCTTGGTAGCCTGGACTAATAATTTGTAAGCGTATGTtatcaacaagatgaagacagAAGATGGGGCTACTTACACCACAAGGGGAGATAGTAAACGACAATCATCATACCACCACCCACAAACAGCATAGTCCATGCACAGGCCAGCATGGTCCTCTGAGTGATGACCTTGGCCGGAACAGTTGCGGTCTCGGGCATCTTGATTTGTATGAGAGCAAAAACGAAGGCTGTAAGAGCGAAGAGAACGAAGAGCAGAATTATTCGCCAGTTGCCCCAGGGGTAAGTCGAGCCACCCCATTGAAGGGCCAGGATGAGGCAGATCATGGATGGCACAAAGAAGAATGTTCCGAGCGGGTCTAATCGGGTGATATGTTTGAGAATAGGAACAGGTTCGTGCTTCTTGGGTGATAtgtggaggaagaagaagaggaagaccgAGGCGACGATTCCTACAGGGAGATTCATATAGAAACACCACCGCCAAGTGGCATGCTGAGTGAAGGCGCCTCCAAGAAGAGGTCCAACAACGGACGAGATACCAAAAACCATGCCAAACATAGCTATAATTGTGTTAGCCGTTGCTCGTCTAGCCATAGAGGGGAGAGTTATATACTTACACTGAAACATTGGCCGCTTATGAAGAGGAATCATGGGAACAATGGACATCATCGACCCGGTCATGATGCCTGCTGAGCCAATGCCAGCAATAGCTCTTCCGATAATGAAAGCAACAGAATTGGGAGCGGCACCACAAATAGCAGAGCCAATCTCGAACAGCAAGATACAGACAAGGAATGTCGTCCTCAAAGGGTAGAATCGATAGATACGACCAAAAATGAGCTGAAAGGCAGCTGTTGTGAGCATGTATGCAGAACCATACCATCCTATGTCGCCTAGACTCTGGAAGTCGTTTGTGATTTGAGGAATGGCAGTTGCAATAATTGTGCGGTCGAGAGCGACGAGAAACATGGCAGCAAAGACGGAGAGGATTATAAGCCAGAACTTGAGTGTCTTTGGTTTGTAGTTCTCCTGAGCTTCTTTGTCGAAGGCTGGGCCCTTGGGATTCGACTCATCTTCCTTGGGGTCATTTGCTGACTCTTGCTGGTTGCCTCGATGTGATTGAGGCTTCTCATCTTGTGATGATATTTTGTTGCTAGGCTCGAATGGAATCTGTGGTTCGGCTGATGAGAGCGAGTTGAATGATTTGCGATCCGGAGCATGAGATTCGGTCTTGTCAGGGGGAGACatggttgaagctgaagctgaagctgttcaGCAAGAGAGGCAGGGGCTTATAAGATGTGATATTATACGGCTTATTAGTATTAGTATATCTGTAGACGTTGGAAAACACTGGAATCTGGTGCTGCTGAGCAAGATGAGGCTTGTTGAACAGGACATTttgctagatatatatctacACTACAAGTAGGTAATCATCGGGCAGACTCAAAACCGAGCCATGCCATAAGTTGAAACTAGCGGCAGGACCTAGAAGAGATTTGCACACAGAAAATGCGCGTGCTCGGTCAATACTCATCCCAATAGAGACAATTACGAAAATTGACCCGAGAGAAGTGGTTTGACGTAGAATAACGGTTCCCGAAGGTGAAGGGGTCAGTTATAGGTCGGATCCGGAGACCACAAAGCTATACTCGATTGGGAAATCAAAGTCGCGAAGGTGCCAAGAGTGTCCCCTCCCTCGGGACCGACGGACATAAACTCATCATGAGCAACACTTGAGCTTGACAACTCTCGGCCATTTTCCTGTCTACTGCCCGAGGAGAGCCTCCCAATGGTACTTcgtctcttcttcatttcgCCCTTGGATTACACGTCTTGACCCGCCCTTGATTGTATCTGATCcgctcaacctcatcttcaacacccaTTAACACGCAAAGACCGAGGGGGCCAATCAGTTCAACCCTCCTTACGATATCAACCAGTCTGTCATAAAAAGAGCACGGCCGCCAAGCAAAATTCAAGCTCCCGCTCCCGTAATCTCGGGCCCGAAGATCGCAAACACGCCATAATTATCCATCCAACACATCGCAACGTTCGTCTCCTCTTCTGCAGATCTGTCCTGTCACTGGCCACAAgcagatggatggatgcgTTTGCAGGTCCCTGACTCTGATCCCTACTTGCCCACAAGCTACTTTACTGTAGATAGGCAAGTATCTTACTGTAGGGCTGAGAATTTTGACAGTCCAGTCAATCAGTACCTGCAGCTGAAAGAGACTTGCAGCTCAGGGAACTCATGAGAGTCTCTCAAATCTGAACAAAAACGCCTCTTTCCAGGGCATACCCCCGCTCTTCATTCGCCGCCACGTCAACACCCAATAACGCGTGGCTGTTGCTGTGTCTTATTGTCTCAGCTCACACTCGCCCGGGCCCGAAACCTCCTTTGCCGTCGCCTGTACCCCTTGCCCGGTCCCGTGCAGATCCGGGATAGGTTACCCACTCCGTCGGGGTCAGACCATCCGGCGATTCGGTCCTCACACCGTTACTGACTGGCCATGCCCTACCCAAATGGTATTCCCGGTGTCCCCGGATCGGCCccgcagcagcaacagcagtcTCAAGTACAGCAACCTCAGGATCCTTCAGCCATCAAATTAACTCGAGGGACCAGCTGTGTGCTTTGTCAACAGCGTAAGGTCCGCTgtgacaagaacaagccGTGTGCCAACTGTGTTAAGGCCAAGGTTGAATGTCGTGTTATTCCACCCCAGCCTCCTCGACGCCGGAAGAAGCGTCTCCAGGAGAAGGACCTGATCGACCGGCTAAAAAAGTACGAAACCCTTCTCGCTGAGCATGGTGTCAAAGTTGAGGCCATCGGGCATGAATTAAGACCTGATGGGCCCCCCggcgaagatgtcgaggaacttgagaacGATTTTGAAGGCCTTAAGACAACCCCTGAAGCTAGTTCATCCCCTGCACCGTCCAATTCAGAACAACGGTATGCATCCTACAGACAATGCATGTCGACGCCCCTCGAAGTACTTATGCTCACATGATTATAGGACTGGTGGCGGGGCGTGGTTTTCTTATCACAAGGAGGTAGGCTGAGTTACCCTCTCACTCACTGCAACCGTCTAATATTCAACGTAGTTTCGAGCCAGTGAACACATGCTGCAAGATTCCTCTGATGATGAACCTGAAGTAGGCTCAAGTATCCATCGTGCTTTTGATCGAATGTTTGACACAGATGGATTTCCTTTCATCGTTGGAGCTGCCCCAGTCCCTATCGCGAATCTTCATCCTTCCACAATACACATCTTCCAG encodes the following:
- a CDS encoding probable aflatoxin efflux pump AFLT, with amino-acid sequence MSPPDKTESHAPDRKSFNSLSSAEPQIPFEPSNKISSQDEKPQSHRGNQQESANDPKEDESNPKGPAFDKEAQENYKPKTLKFWLIILSVFAAMFLVALDRTIIATAIPQITNDFQSLGDIGWYGSAYMLTTAAFQLIFGRIYRFYPLRTTFLVCILLFEIGSAICGAAPNSVAFIIGRAIAGIGSAGIMTGSMMSIVPMIPLHKRPMFQSMFGMVFGISSVVGPLLGGAFTQHATWRWCFYMNLPVGIVASVFLFFFLHISPKKHEPVPILKHITRLDPLGTFFFVPSMICLILALQWGGSTYPWGNWRIILLFVLFALTAFVFALIQIKMPETATVPAKVITQRTMLACAWTMLFVGGGMMIVVYYLPLWFQATKGAKPVDSGIYTIPLVLSLVVASILSAAFTQRIGYYVPSMLICPCIMAIGEGLLTTLKPDTGSSHWIAYQFLVGFGLGLGMQTSGLAVQATLPKEDIPIGISITFFAQQLGGAIFVSVGQTVLNGLLAKHLSDIPNLTPKKIVDAGATELNKIVPAEYMPLVKDAYNIAITRIFFVSLALTLAQLICALGVEWKSIKPKTESSPEAGNSQVRQESKPEES